One Augochlora pura isolate Apur16 chromosome 10, APUR_v2.2.1, whole genome shotgun sequence DNA window includes the following coding sequences:
- the LOC144475658 gene encoding uncharacterized protein LOC144475658 isoform X1 — protein sequence MMLDHSFSHREGNLGPVTMLMLLILSLTDVPSVKGSCEFPASWAGEWYEHSKVVSVTVNATSLGEKTCVERSADSYIIYGDNCYHCLIVNDRHENVIQFREGYCHPSQIPLEDMCSTIKSDDTLFSMFRVNSKPIPCPFSGSSFTFSYDKGYGECLSPVSLGEKCTDESKLLLKYQACPDITRSESNTEELQCLAVWNDGRNKYLVGTLKGRSVSGAEKTYRCFLYEERTHHQGKVVYLLAQSGEPTCNGLTTVSEGSPTIKLTKIDKEHNKCKYPSWITEHHDWHSLDGTKIYHFTNKNATLKVRVQNTEGDTSHDEKIVCHNLEKFHSGDSAQGHKVQLIAHVTSGCDIGYVCMIFHKRDQHIIELQQSDQKAIMPDEACSLSNTSTMPYTTLISSSLRQRKCPNHGRYTMLGFAPFHLAGTSIRRQRRSEKRSSRIVKRRTWNEDLQQVKTHDQLQRQHQQQQVHHHHHHHHQHGGEQQLQQEEHGDECSTTDVEIGCTSSDQSEIITRKSCGSEETTYYCHGSWEEKDAWYTIVSRKTSQTTPGLGQTYCLSMRLKGNAGKTTGSNNKAKLPDQEFWVTRLDRVCHREPAEDAWTHTLANQGVCEDATKAASSLAPFLPLSKVLFIIIAGNCAAYKYLLR from the exons AT gaTGCTGGACCATTCCTTTTCGCATCGAGAAGGGAATCTTGGCCCCGTGACGATGCTGATGCTTTTAATCCTATCGTTGACCGACGTACCTTCCGTGAAAG GTTCCTGCGAGTTCCCGGCGAGTTGGGCCGGTGAATGGTACGAGCATAGCAAAGTGGTGTCGGTTACCGTAAACGCCACTTCTCTGGGTGAAAAAACGTGTGTGGAGCGATCTGCCGATTCGTACATCATTTA CGGAGACAATTGTTACCACTGCCTAATCGTCAATGACAGACACGAGAATGTGATACAGTTTCGCGAGG GATACTGTCACCCGTCGCAAATCCCGTTGGAAGATATGTGCTCGACCATCAAATCGGACGATACGCTTTTCTCGATGTTCCGCGTGAATTCTAAGCCGATACCGTGCCCTTTCAGCGGGTCGTCGTTCACGTTTTCATACGATAAGGGCTATGGCGAGTGCTTGTCTCCTGTCAGCCTCGGGGAGAAGTGCACCGACGAAAGTAAATTGCTTCTCAAGTACCAAGCTTGCCCGGACATTACCAGGAGCGAAAGCAACA CGGAAGAATTGCAGTGCCTGGCGGTGTGGAACGATGGTCGCAATAAATATCTAGTTGGAACTTTGAAGGGAAGAAGCGTGTCCGGTGCTGAGAAAACCTACAG ATGTTTCTTGTACGAGGAGAGAACACATCATCAGGGGAAGGTGGTCTATCTACTGGCTCAATCCGGCGAACCTACCTGCAACGGCCTAACCACTGTTTCCGAGGGATCGCCTACGATCAAACTGACAAAAA TCGACAAAGAgcacaataaatgtaaatatccCTCCTGGATCACCGAGCATCACGATTGGCATTCGTTGGATGGTACCAAGATCTATCACTTTACGAACAAGAATGCAACTCTGAAAGTGCGAGTACAAAATACCGAGGGGGACACGTCCCACGACGAGAAAATCGTCTGCCATAATCTAGAGAAATTCCACTCTGGCGATAGCGCGCAAGGGCACAAAGTACAATTAATTGCTCACGTAACCAGCGGCTG CGATATCGGTTACGTTTGCATGATATTCCACAAACGGGATCAACATATTATAGAGTTACAACAGTCGG ATCAAAAGGCCATAATGCCGGACGAGGCGTGCTCTCTCTCGAATACATCCACCATGCCGTACACCACACTCATCA GCTCGTCCCTGCGCCAGAGGAAGTGCCCGAACCATGGGAGATATACCATGCTAGGATTCGCTCCGTTCCACTTGGCTGGCACGTCGATTCGTCGACAGCGTCGCAGCGAGAAACGTTCGTCCAGAATCGTCAAAAGGAGAACATGGAACGAGGACCTGCAACAGGTGAAGACGCACGATCAACTTCAACGACAGCATCAGCAACAGCAGGTAcaccaccatcaccatcaCCATCATCAGCACGGAGGAGAACAACAACTTCAGCAGGAAGAACACGGAGATGAGTGTAGCACCACCGATGTTGAGATAGGATGCACCTCGTCGGATCAAAGCGAGATTATTACTAGAAAATCGTGTGGCAGTGAAGAAACGA CGTATTACTGCCATGGAAGTTGGGAAGAAAAGGATGCCTGGTACACGATAGTGTCCCGGAAAACCAGTCAGACCACTCCCGGATTGGGACAGACATATTGTTTGTCCATGCGATTGAAAGGTAACGCAGGGAAGACGACGGGGTCAAATAATAAAGCTAAACTGCCCGATCAAGAATTTTGGGTTACGAGATTGGATCGCGTTTGCCACAGGGAACCAGCGGAGGACGCGTGGACTCACACCCTCGCGAATCAAG GTGTTTGCGAGGACGCAACAAAGGCAGCTTCCAGTTTAGCGCCATTCCTTCCTCTATCGAAagtcttatttattataattgctgGGAATTGCGCGGCCTACAAGTATTTGTTGAGATGA
- the LOC144475661 gene encoding homologous-pairing protein 2 homolog: MADVVYNFMKIQNRPYSVNDIVANLHNEYGKNSVQKAIDKLVAEGKIFEKVYGKQKVYCPIQDSNLEVHELMRIDKELQAHANEVESKYQELEKEIKVQEALLISIKSSITIEEAKRQRNELEERIAVLTNKLDALMALSGTEDLAESKRKAERALNEYSREYTKRRRLCTEIVDCILENYPGSKTELYEEIGIEPKIVQ, encoded by the exons atggctgatgttgtatataattttatgaaaatacaaaacagGCCTTATAGTGTTAATGACATAGTGGCTAATCTACACAATGAATATGGTAAAAATTCTGTGCAAAAAGCTATAGACAAATTAGTAGCTGAAGGgaagatatttgaaaaa GTTTATGGAAAACAGAAGGTTTATTGTCCAATTCAGGATTCAAATTTGGAAGTACACGAATTGATGAGGATAGATAAAGAATTACAGGCGCATGCCAATGAAGTTGAGTCCAAGTATCAGGaattagagaaagaaattaaagttcAAGAAGCCTTATtgatatctataaaatctaGTATTACGATTGAAGAAGCTAAAAGACAAAGAAACGAACTCGAAGAACGTATTGCggtattaacaaataaattagatgCATTGATGGCACTAAGTGGTACTGAAGATTTGGCCGAATCTAAGAGGAAAGCGGAGAGAGCGCTGAACGAATATTCACGCGAATACACTAAACGAAGACGTTTATGTACCGAAATTGTCGATTGTATATTGGAAAATTATCCTGGTAGTAAAACTGAGTTATATGAAGAGATAGGTATCGAACCGAAAATTGTTCAGTGA
- the LOC144475658 gene encoding uncharacterized protein LOC144475658 isoform X2, whose amino-acid sequence MLDHSFSHREGNLGPVTMLMLLILSLTDVPSVKGSCEFPASWAGEWYEHSKVVSVTVNATSLGEKTCVERSADSYIIYGDNCYHCLIVNDRHENVIQFREGYCHPSQIPLEDMCSTIKSDDTLFSMFRVNSKPIPCPFSGSSFTFSYDKGYGECLSPVSLGEKCTDESKLLLKYQACPDITRSESNTEELQCLAVWNDGRNKYLVGTLKGRSVSGAEKTYRCFLYEERTHHQGKVVYLLAQSGEPTCNGLTTVSEGSPTIKLTKIDKEHNKCKYPSWITEHHDWHSLDGTKIYHFTNKNATLKVRVQNTEGDTSHDEKIVCHNLEKFHSGDSAQGHKVQLIAHVTSGCDIGYVCMIFHKRDQHIIELQQSDQKAIMPDEACSLSNTSTMPYTTLISSSLRQRKCPNHGRYTMLGFAPFHLAGTSIRRQRRSEKRSSRIVKRRTWNEDLQQVKTHDQLQRQHQQQQVHHHHHHHHQHGGEQQLQQEEHGDECSTTDVEIGCTSSDQSEIITRKSCGSEETTYYCHGSWEEKDAWYTIVSRKTSQTTPGLGQTYCLSMRLKGNAGKTTGSNNKAKLPDQEFWVTRLDRVCHREPAEDAWTHTLANQGVCEDATKAASSLAPFLPLSKVLFIIIAGNCAAYKYLLR is encoded by the exons aTGCTGGACCATTCCTTTTCGCATCGAGAAGGGAATCTTGGCCCCGTGACGATGCTGATGCTTTTAATCCTATCGTTGACCGACGTACCTTCCGTGAAAG GTTCCTGCGAGTTCCCGGCGAGTTGGGCCGGTGAATGGTACGAGCATAGCAAAGTGGTGTCGGTTACCGTAAACGCCACTTCTCTGGGTGAAAAAACGTGTGTGGAGCGATCTGCCGATTCGTACATCATTTA CGGAGACAATTGTTACCACTGCCTAATCGTCAATGACAGACACGAGAATGTGATACAGTTTCGCGAGG GATACTGTCACCCGTCGCAAATCCCGTTGGAAGATATGTGCTCGACCATCAAATCGGACGATACGCTTTTCTCGATGTTCCGCGTGAATTCTAAGCCGATACCGTGCCCTTTCAGCGGGTCGTCGTTCACGTTTTCATACGATAAGGGCTATGGCGAGTGCTTGTCTCCTGTCAGCCTCGGGGAGAAGTGCACCGACGAAAGTAAATTGCTTCTCAAGTACCAAGCTTGCCCGGACATTACCAGGAGCGAAAGCAACA CGGAAGAATTGCAGTGCCTGGCGGTGTGGAACGATGGTCGCAATAAATATCTAGTTGGAACTTTGAAGGGAAGAAGCGTGTCCGGTGCTGAGAAAACCTACAG ATGTTTCTTGTACGAGGAGAGAACACATCATCAGGGGAAGGTGGTCTATCTACTGGCTCAATCCGGCGAACCTACCTGCAACGGCCTAACCACTGTTTCCGAGGGATCGCCTACGATCAAACTGACAAAAA TCGACAAAGAgcacaataaatgtaaatatccCTCCTGGATCACCGAGCATCACGATTGGCATTCGTTGGATGGTACCAAGATCTATCACTTTACGAACAAGAATGCAACTCTGAAAGTGCGAGTACAAAATACCGAGGGGGACACGTCCCACGACGAGAAAATCGTCTGCCATAATCTAGAGAAATTCCACTCTGGCGATAGCGCGCAAGGGCACAAAGTACAATTAATTGCTCACGTAACCAGCGGCTG CGATATCGGTTACGTTTGCATGATATTCCACAAACGGGATCAACATATTATAGAGTTACAACAGTCGG ATCAAAAGGCCATAATGCCGGACGAGGCGTGCTCTCTCTCGAATACATCCACCATGCCGTACACCACACTCATCA GCTCGTCCCTGCGCCAGAGGAAGTGCCCGAACCATGGGAGATATACCATGCTAGGATTCGCTCCGTTCCACTTGGCTGGCACGTCGATTCGTCGACAGCGTCGCAGCGAGAAACGTTCGTCCAGAATCGTCAAAAGGAGAACATGGAACGAGGACCTGCAACAGGTGAAGACGCACGATCAACTTCAACGACAGCATCAGCAACAGCAGGTAcaccaccatcaccatcaCCATCATCAGCACGGAGGAGAACAACAACTTCAGCAGGAAGAACACGGAGATGAGTGTAGCACCACCGATGTTGAGATAGGATGCACCTCGTCGGATCAAAGCGAGATTATTACTAGAAAATCGTGTGGCAGTGAAGAAACGA CGTATTACTGCCATGGAAGTTGGGAAGAAAAGGATGCCTGGTACACGATAGTGTCCCGGAAAACCAGTCAGACCACTCCCGGATTGGGACAGACATATTGTTTGTCCATGCGATTGAAAGGTAACGCAGGGAAGACGACGGGGTCAAATAATAAAGCTAAACTGCCCGATCAAGAATTTTGGGTTACGAGATTGGATCGCGTTTGCCACAGGGAACCAGCGGAGGACGCGTGGACTCACACCCTCGCGAATCAAG GTGTTTGCGAGGACGCAACAAAGGCAGCTTCCAGTTTAGCGCCATTCCTTCCTCTATCGAAagtcttatttattataattgctgGGAATTGCGCGGCCTACAAGTATTTGTTGAGATGA
- the LOC144475662 gene encoding A disintegrin and metalloproteinase with thrombospondin motifs like, with amino-acid sequence MGTLIYLFLVVLPVIHSFKLHELMTADEVMGIFHTRHDSVPKYEIVSMLYSVNAIHENGTTKMYVNTFNRDIELTLNPTEGYLASDDTPLWTVKSGVKQLPEGLQYTLVPKALKEIGTPMQDEKAGAAVVVASENNRFARFDGFLSSNLTIRSLPQRIIRLLYEKGGLFESHLNKEGTMDNLMYTYLHVIYENIPENYDSFKLPNPMSNIYPILEVIYPEVLVVIDYSLYLMLGHNIEQAKRYIVAFWNGVDLRYRALTKPKIRLNIAGIIIAMDLGAVPYIEDSRLQANLVDADLALHGMASYFYKEKRFPWKMYDMAMTTTHMDLCNKLDEHLCDPATLGYAYVKGACNRNTTTKMSEAVGIAEDNGGFSGIIPVAHELGHLLGAHHDGTAEDSKTCLPSDGYIMTGSLKLSEHQFKWSNCSVNALRTFLSEDKAKCLYDEPPKATAIRRLMPGKLMSLDDQCRKVYGGPACNRNTSEVCYRLNCEVPDGHGLCSAIAAAAEGSPCGPNLICLDGLCVLEGSEVKDERNYSTILK; translated from the exons ATGGGTACGCTTATCTATCTTTTCCTGGTAGTTTTGCCAGTAATTCATTCGTTCAAG CTACACGAATTGATGACCGCCGACGAAGTGATGGGGATATTTCATACAAGGCATGATTCTG TACCGAAATACGAAATTGTGTCGATGCTGTATTCTGTAAACGCTATACACGAAAATGGTACCACAAAAATGTATGTGAACACCTTTAATCGTGATATTGAACTTACTTTGAACCCAACAGAGGGATACCTTGCTAGCGACGACACTCCTTTATGGACTGTCAAATCTGGAGTTAAGCAACTACCAGAAGGTCTACAATATACTCTCGTACCAAAA GCACTAAAAGAGATCGGTACTCCAATGCAGGACGAAAAAGCGGGAGCAGCTGTCGTAGTTGCATCAGAAAACAATAGATTTGCTAGATTC GACGGGTTTCTGTCATCCAACTTAACTATACGTTCTTTGCCACAACGTATTATTCGTCTTTTGTACGAAAAAGGCGGTTTATTTGAGTCCCATCTGAATAAAGAAGGAACAATGGATAACTTAATGTACACTTATCTTCacgttatttatgaaaatatccCGGAGAACTATGACAGCTTTA AGCTTCCAAATCCAATGTCTAACATATATCCAATTCTAGAAGTTATATATCCAGAAGTTTTAGTAGTCATTGATTATAGTCTATATCT AATGCTGGGCCACAATATCGAACAAGCTAAACGATATATTGTTGCTTTCTGGAATGGAGTTGATTTACGATACCGGGCACTAACGAAGCCGAAAATCCGATTAAATATCGCTGGTATAATTATAGCAATG GATTTAGGAGCAGTTCCATATATTGAAGATAGTCGTTTGCAAGCGAATTTAGTAGATGCTGATCTCGCGTTGCATGGTATGGCATCTTATTTCTACAAAGAGAAAAGATTCCCTTGGAAAATGTATGACATGGCAATGACTACGACACA TATGGatttatgcaataaattaGATGAACATTTATGCGATCCTGCAACATTGG GTTACGCTTACGTAAAGGGTGCATGTAATAGAAACACTACAACAAAAATGTCAGAGGCTGTTGGAATTGCAGAAGACAATGGCGGATTCAGCGGCATTATACCAGTAGCACACGAACTAGGACATTT attGGGAGCCCATCATGACGGTACTGCAGAGGATTCTAAAACTTGTTTGCCAAGCGATGGTTACATCATGACAGGATCTCTGAAGTTAAGCGAACATCAATTCAAATGGTCCAATTGCAGTGTAAATGCACTTCGCACATTTCTCAG tGAGGACAAAGCAAAATGTCTGTACGACGAGCCACCGAAAGCTACCGCGATAAGACGACTCATGCCTGGAAAGTTGATGTCCCTTGATGATCAGTGTAGAAAAGTATACGGCGGCCCAGCGTGTAAT AGAAACACATCTGAGGTTTGCTATCGATTGAATTGCGAGGTTCCCGATGGCCACGGCTTGTGTTCAGCGATCGCTGCAGCAGCAGAGGGTTCCCCTTGCGGACCAAATCTC ATATGTCTCGATGGCCTGTGCGTATTGGAAGGATCAGAAGTCAaagatgaaagaaattattcgacaATACTGAAGTAA